The Bacillus kexueae genome has a segment encoding these proteins:
- a CDS encoding DNA-binding protein translates to MGLVWIGIGIAAAGYFIGEGLNNFQNPGYSLFSSFGEEREELLIPEKDLHVYLGIKKTDSKSFLEEYPDIPHIKISGSVYVFKEGLDEWVKKQAFKQS, encoded by the coding sequence ATGGGATTAGTTTGGATTGGAATTGGTATTGCCGCAGCAGGTTATTTCATCGGTGAAGGGCTAAATAATTTTCAAAACCCGGGGTATAGCTTGTTTTCTTCATTTGGAGAAGAAAGAGAAGAACTTTTGATTCCAGAAAAGGATCTACATGTTTACCTTGGAATTAAAAAGACCGACTCGAAGTCTTTCTTAGAAGAATATCCGGATATTCCTCACATAAAAATCAGCGGAAGTGTTTATGTATTTAAAGAAGGTTTAGATGAATGGGTGAAGAAGCAAGCCTTCAAACAATCATAA